From one Conexibacter woesei Iso977N genomic stretch:
- a CDS encoding gamma-glutamyltransferase — translation MEGIVAAGHPVSAEAGAVVLRAGGNAVDAAVAACLASWVAEPLLTGPGAGGYLMVGGGGVEEPVLLDFFVAAPSDGERAELVPVDVSFGDAEQVFHVGASSCGVPGVTAGLEEAVTRWGSLPLADLAAGAAALARDGVALTEIQGYLFEILEGILVSTPEAAAVFAPGGRALRTGETFRSDELAVTIERFGRDGSAPFMTGDLAAATSEWVLRHGGTLTASDLSSYSVASRAPLAVPYRDRTVLTNPPPSAGGTLLGLALSHLDALPRSGPAELIAAMAAAQDARTPEFTSRLGSTTHISAIDATGLACAVTCTNGEGSGLVVPGTGIHINNVMGEEDLNPLGWFHAPPGTRMPSMMAPTLLLDRAGAVQLALGSAGSNRIRSALLQLLVNIIDNSMSVHDAVEAPRLHLEGTTVYTEPGITLPPLDPPLTHTPFRSRNLFFGGAQAAAANLTAAGDPRRGGASAAA, via the coding sequence ATGGAGGGGATCGTCGCCGCCGGGCATCCCGTGTCCGCGGAGGCGGGTGCGGTTGTGCTGCGGGCGGGTGGCAATGCGGTCGATGCGGCGGTGGCGGCGTGTCTGGCGTCGTGGGTCGCGGAGCCGTTGCTCACGGGGCCGGGCGCCGGCGGCTATCTCATGGTCGGGGGAGGTGGCGTCGAGGAGCCGGTCCTGTTGGACTTCTTCGTCGCGGCTCCCTCGGACGGCGAGCGGGCGGAGCTGGTCCCGGTCGACGTCTCGTTCGGCGACGCCGAGCAGGTCTTCCACGTCGGCGCCTCGTCGTGCGGCGTGCCGGGCGTGACGGCGGGGCTGGAGGAGGCGGTCACGCGCTGGGGCTCGCTGCCGCTGGCCGACCTGGCCGCGGGCGCGGCGGCGCTGGCCCGCGATGGCGTCGCGCTGACCGAGATCCAGGGCTACCTGTTCGAGATCCTCGAGGGGATCCTGGTCTCGACGCCCGAGGCCGCCGCGGTCTTCGCCCCCGGCGGGCGCGCGCTGCGCACGGGGGAGACGTTCCGGAGCGACGAGCTCGCCGTGACGATCGAGCGCTTCGGCCGCGACGGCAGCGCCCCGTTCATGACCGGCGACCTCGCCGCCGCGACCTCCGAGTGGGTCCTGCGCCACGGCGGCACGCTGACCGCGAGCGACCTGTCGTCCTACTCGGTCGCGTCGCGCGCGCCGCTCGCCGTGCCCTACCGCGACCGCACGGTCCTGACCAACCCGCCGCCGTCGGCCGGCGGGACGCTCCTCGGCCTCGCGCTCTCCCACCTCGACGCGCTGCCCCGCTCCGGTCCCGCCGAGCTGATCGCCGCGATGGCCGCCGCCCAGGACGCGCGCACGCCCGAGTTCACCTCGCGCCTGGGCAGCACCACCCACATCTCCGCCATCGACGCGACCGGCCTCGCCTGCGCAGTGACGTGCACCAATGGGGAAGGCAGCGGGCTCGTCGTCCCCGGCACCGGCATCCACATCAACAACGTCATGGGCGAGGAGGACCTCAACCCCCTCGGCTGGTTCCACGCGCCGCCCGGAACCCGGATGCCCTCGATGATGGCCCCGACCCTCCTGCTCGACCGAGCAGGCGCCGTCCAGCTCGCCCTCGGCTCGGCGGGCTCCAACCGGATCCGCTCGGCGCTCCTGCAGCTCTTGGTCAACATCATCGACAACTCGATGTCGGTGCACGACGCCGTCGAAGCCCCGCGCCTCCACCTCGAGGGCACGACCGTCTACACCGAGCCCGGGATCACGCTGCCACCCCTCGACCCGCCGCTCACCCACACACCCTTCCGCTCCCGCAACCTCTTCTTCGGCGGCGCCCAAGCCGCCGCCGCCAACCTCACCGCCGCGGGCGACCCCCGCCGCGGCGGCGCCAGCGCGGCGGCTTGA
- a CDS encoding Shedu anti-phage system protein SduA domain-containing protein: MPRINMKLRTLLLEQSGGRCMVPDCSFGLSHTAERHGLEIAHIHALRPGGPRYDPDLTEAETSAPDNLIMLCAAHHAVVDRSPAEFPAPVLASWRTDALARVAAAMVPSSDATSVLNEALRTWQKERSNGDEEFWQRYFTDRPGLLLTLAQTVGVGLKTKCYVGGKSLHNSGGGVLDFIIKEHSNATLIEIKSPTATLLGKEYRQGVWTPSQELLGACMQVLNYRSTLLNEFYSLTRDEPDLEAPDPHCVVLAGDLEVAGMSRSQQRSLALFRRSMSSVTVLTYDELFARLQRSGELLQQGTPV; encoded by the coding sequence GTGCCCCGAATCAACATGAAGCTTCGAACGTTGTTGCTCGAGCAGTCGGGTGGTCGTTGCATGGTGCCGGATTGCTCGTTCGGGCTTTCACATACGGCGGAGAGGCACGGGCTCGAGATCGCACACATCCATGCGCTACGGCCCGGCGGACCGCGGTACGACCCCGACCTCACGGAGGCCGAGACCTCCGCTCCCGACAACCTGATAATGCTGTGCGCTGCTCACCATGCCGTCGTGGATCGATCCCCCGCTGAGTTCCCCGCGCCCGTCCTGGCCAGCTGGCGAACCGACGCGTTGGCGCGCGTTGCAGCAGCGATGGTGCCGTCCAGTGATGCGACGAGCGTCCTGAACGAAGCGTTAAGGACCTGGCAGAAGGAGCGCAGCAACGGCGACGAGGAGTTCTGGCAGCGGTACTTCACTGACCGCCCAGGACTTCTGCTCACGCTCGCCCAGACCGTGGGCGTCGGACTCAAGACCAAGTGCTACGTGGGCGGTAAGAGCCTCCACAACAGCGGCGGCGGCGTGCTCGACTTCATCATCAAAGAGCACAGCAACGCCACGCTCATCGAGATCAAGAGCCCTACAGCGACGCTGTTGGGGAAGGAGTACCGCCAAGGCGTTTGGACTCCGTCGCAAGAGCTCCTCGGCGCGTGCATGCAGGTGCTGAACTACCGGTCCACCCTCCTGAACGAGTTCTACAGTTTGACCCGCGACGAGCCCGACCTCGAAGCCCCCGACCCGCACTGCGTCGTGCTGGCCGGGGATCTGGAGGTCGCCGGCATGTCACGTTCGCAGCAACGTTCGCTGGCGTTGTTCCGCCGGTCGATGTCCTCCGTGACCGTGCTGACGTACGACGAGCTCTTCGCGCGGCTCCAGCGCAGCGGTGAGTTGTTGCAGCAGGGCACTCCCGTTTAG
- a CDS encoding class I SAM-dependent methyltransferase — protein sequence MGYDDEVDARGVYDAMAAAYVADESNAYNSLYERPAMLGLLGDVRGRSVLDLGAGAGALAVELVARGAGPVVGVDVSPEMVAVARARAVGATFVVGDVADGALRAFADGAFDLVAASLMMHYVRDWEPVLGELARVLAPGGRIVFSTHHPEMTARAFPATQGKDVALVCDRWEKGGEGFDVRFYARSLAAMEASIAASGLVLERWVEPQPLPACEVADPVAWERLTTLPWFVFGVLSAGACSS from the coding sequence ATGGGGTACGACGACGAGGTCGACGCGCGCGGCGTGTACGACGCGATGGCCGCGGCCTACGTGGCGGACGAGAGCAACGCCTACAACTCGCTGTACGAGCGGCCGGCGATGTTGGGGTTGCTGGGCGACGTGCGGGGCCGGTCCGTGCTGGACCTCGGGGCGGGCGCGGGCGCGCTGGCGGTGGAGCTGGTCGCGCGGGGCGCGGGGCCGGTGGTGGGCGTGGACGTGAGCCCGGAGATGGTGGCGGTGGCGCGGGCGCGCGCCGTTGGCGCGACGTTCGTGGTCGGCGACGTCGCCGACGGCGCGCTGCGCGCGTTCGCCGACGGGGCGTTCGACCTGGTGGCCGCGTCGTTGATGATGCACTACGTCCGGGACTGGGAGCCGGTGCTGGGCGAGCTGGCGCGGGTGCTGGCGCCGGGTGGGCGGATCGTGTTCTCGACGCACCATCCGGAGATGACGGCGCGGGCGTTCCCGGCGACGCAAGGCAAGGACGTTGCCTTGGTCTGCGACCGCTGGGAGAAGGGCGGCGAGGGGTTCGACGTACGGTTCTACGCGCGGTCGCTCGCTGCGATGGAGGCATCGATCGCGGCGTCCGGGCTGGTGCTGGAGCGGTGGGTCGAGCCGCAGCCGTTGCCGGCGTGCGAGGTCGCGGACCCGGTCGCGTGGGAGCGGCTGACGACGCTGCCGTGGTTCGTCTTCGGCGTGCTCAGCGCGGGAGCTTGCAGTTCCTGA